From a single Oceanobacillus kimchii X50 genomic region:
- a CDS encoding LacI family DNA-binding transcriptional regulator, producing MKRTTIKDVAKYAGVSIATVSKVINKKGYVSQATREKVQHSISILKYQVNANAQSLKALKTKKVAVLVSDISNMYLMSIAKRVEETIRAIDYHMILMSHNDNPEIEAELFQIVLQQQVDAMVLIPTGANKDIVERMMASGIHVIAVDRRVNNVETDYVADDNFTGSYESIKYLQRNGHSRIGVLYGHTSNTIGAERYHGAVEALKEEGNYDERLVLQANFREEEAYLKTMDLLSLPTPPTAIYSCNNTMTLGLLQAVKERNMKLPEDLSIIAFGDQAQWKLFTPTITLMTQQARQIGLEASMMLKNRLLIEESYPIRERIINPVLHVGETVTMINKT from the coding sequence ATGAAACGAACTACTATAAAGGATGTTGCAAAATATGCTGGTGTTTCCATTGCGACGGTTTCTAAAGTAATTAATAAGAAAGGATATGTCAGTCAAGCAACACGTGAGAAAGTGCAGCATTCTATATCTATCCTAAAATACCAGGTAAATGCTAATGCTCAGAGTTTAAAAGCGTTAAAGACAAAGAAGGTTGCGGTCCTTGTCTCTGATATTTCTAATATGTATCTGATGTCTATTGCTAAAAGAGTGGAGGAAACCATTCGTGCAATTGATTATCATATGATTTTAATGAGTCATAATGATAATCCAGAGATAGAGGCTGAATTATTTCAAATTGTATTACAACAACAAGTTGATGCGATGGTATTAATTCCAACCGGTGCTAACAAGGACATAGTAGAGCGCATGATGGCAAGTGGGATCCACGTAATCGCAGTCGATCGTCGTGTAAATAATGTGGAGACCGACTATGTTGCTGATGATAATTTCACTGGATCTTATGAGTCTATTAAGTATTTACAACGTAATGGTCATTCGAGAATAGGAGTACTGTATGGGCATACGTCTAACACTATTGGAGCTGAGCGTTACCATGGTGCGGTGGAAGCGTTAAAGGAGGAAGGGAATTATGATGAACGGCTTGTGCTACAGGCAAACTTCCGAGAAGAAGAGGCTTATTTAAAAACAATGGATCTCTTGTCACTACCCACCCCTCCAACCGCCATATACAGTTGTAATAACACCATGACACTTGGATTACTACAGGCTGTAAAGGAACGGAACATGAAGCTGCCAGAGGATTTATCCATTATTGCATTTGGAGATCAGGCGCAATGGAAATTATTTACACCAACTATAACGTTAATGACACAGCAGGCACGCCAAATTGGTCTTGAAGCCTCCATGATGTTAAAAAACCGTTTATTAATTGAAGAATCATATCCAATTCGAGAGCGTATCATTAACCCTGTTCTCCATGTAGGGGAAACCGTAACTATGATAAACAAAACGTAA
- a CDS encoding helix-turn-helix transcriptional regulator has protein sequence MSNNSPHIRNKIHVLRAEKRMTQQALAKEVGASRQTIIAIEKERYTPSLLLAFQIAHVFDVSITEVFEFQLGED, from the coding sequence ATGTCGAATAATTCACCACACATCCGTAATAAAATACATGTATTGAGAGCTGAAAAGAGAATGACTCAACAAGCGTTAGCTAAAGAAGTAGGGGCAAGTAGGCAAACAATCATTGCAATTGAAAAAGAACGATATACGCCATCATTATTATTAGCCTTTCAAATTGCACATGTCTTTGATGTTAGTATTACAGAAGTATTTGAATTTCAACTTGGGGAGGATTGA
- a CDS encoding C-terminal binding protein yields MKVVVTDITFKDYEIERKIFEEMGVEFVVADCKSTADLVEVAHDADALLNAAFQLTEERIKLLPNVKVICRYGIGVDTIDVKAATERGIYVANVQDYCHDEVADHALSLILTMGRKIIPLHEGLKKNVRSTVFDQTPIRRIKTQTVGLISFGNIARNLARKLKAIGYNVIAFDPYCTEEIAKEYGVELLPLEALMKRSDVISVHAPLTKSTRHLINAEMLSLVRKDAFIVNTGRGPVIDQTALIEALQNKTIAGAALDVFEVEPLSADSPLLDMEQVIVTPHAAFYSDESSAEMKQKAAENIKLVLDGDVPRYLINKEIL; encoded by the coding sequence ATGAAAGTGGTTGTAACCGATATCACGTTTAAGGATTATGAAATAGAGCGTAAGATTTTTGAAGAAATGGGAGTTGAGTTTGTAGTAGCAGACTGTAAATCGACCGCGGATCTTGTCGAAGTTGCGCACGATGCTGATGCATTATTAAATGCTGCTTTCCAATTAACAGAAGAGCGTATAAAACTATTACCGAATGTAAAAGTGATTTGTCGTTATGGGATTGGTGTGGACACAATTGATGTAAAAGCCGCAACGGAGAGAGGTATCTATGTGGCAAATGTACAAGACTACTGCCATGATGAAGTAGCGGACCATGCTTTATCTCTCATCTTAACAATGGGTCGAAAAATCATACCTTTGCATGAAGGGTTGAAGAAGAATGTTCGCTCAACTGTATTTGACCAAACCCCAATTCGTCGTATTAAAACACAAACAGTCGGACTTATTAGCTTTGGAAATATTGCTCGAAATTTAGCTCGGAAATTAAAAGCAATTGGGTATAACGTGATTGCGTTTGATCCATATTGCACGGAGGAAATTGCTAAGGAGTATGGTGTGGAATTGTTACCGCTAGAGGCATTAATGAAGCGCTCTGATGTTATAAGTGTGCATGCACCACTGACCAAGTCTACTCGTCATCTCATTAATGCTGAGATGCTTTCATTAGTAAGAAAAGACGCTTTTATTGTGAATACTGGTAGAGGTCCAGTGATTGATCAAACAGCATTAATTGAAGCGCTTCAGAATAAGACCATTGCGGGGGCAGCGTTAGATGTATTTGAAGTAGAGCCACTTAGTGCAGACAGTCCCCTTTTGGATATGGAACAAGTTATTGTTACGCCACATGCAGCTTTTTATTCTGATGAATCATCGGCAGAAATGAAGCAAAAAGCAGCAGAAAATATAAAATTGGTGCTTGATGGTGATGTACCGCGTTACTTAATCAATAAAGAAATTCTATAA
- a CDS encoding FbpB family small basic protein has protein sequence MFIILNHSRRKHLSIEELIKINLVEVTTDKETLQKIEDRIDRRHKVNIENKFKNTQR, from the coding sequence GTGTTTATAATCCTTAACCATTCGAGAAGAAAACATCTAAGCATCGAGGAACTCATAAAGATTAATTTAGTCGAAGTCACTACTGATAAAGAAACACTTCAAAAAATTGAGGATAGAATTGATAGAAGGCATAAAGTGAATATAGAAAATAAATTTAAAAATACACAAAGGTAG
- a CDS encoding dihydrodipicolinate synthase family protein → MKRLYGVTTAMVTPFKASGEVDHNQLQQLTNFLIEKGVNCLYPLGTTGEMFKLSIDERKAVAETVVKEANGRVTVFVHVGAMNSEETIELAKHAVSIKADGIGVVTPAFFSTNERELYHYFKAVSESIPADFPMYVYNIPQCSANDLPVSVVEELASNFVNIIGVKYSFPDFHRVAEYTAINDANFSVVPGADKLFLPALALGCDGVVSGVSSVYPEPFVAIYNAYLEKDLEKAQRLQRFAAKYCEVLRGGANLSVFKEALNYRGLDVGDVRGPQLKITDAEITNLYKQLDVLAEEGKELLA, encoded by the coding sequence ATGAAACGATTATATGGAGTAACAACAGCTATGGTTACCCCTTTTAAAGCATCTGGAGAGGTAGATCATAACCAGCTCCAACAATTAACTAACTTCTTGATTGAGAAGGGTGTTAACTGCCTATACCCGCTTGGTACGACTGGGGAAATGTTTAAATTATCTATAGATGAACGTAAAGCGGTTGCAGAAACAGTAGTAAAAGAAGCAAACGGTCGCGTGACGGTATTTGTACATGTCGGTGCTATGAATTCTGAAGAAACAATTGAACTAGCAAAGCATGCTGTTTCCATTAAAGCAGATGGAATTGGTGTGGTTACCCCAGCGTTTTTTAGCACAAATGAACGTGAGTTATACCACTACTTTAAAGCGGTATCTGAAAGCATTCCTGCTGATTTTCCAATGTATGTATATAATATACCGCAATGCTCAGCGAATGATTTACCAGTATCTGTCGTGGAAGAACTTGCATCTAATTTTGTCAATATCATTGGTGTGAAGTATAGCTTTCCAGATTTCCACCGTGTTGCAGAGTATACTGCAATAAATGATGCTAATTTCTCTGTTGTCCCAGGTGCGGATAAGCTATTCCTGCCAGCACTTGCCCTTGGTTGTGATGGCGTCGTTTCAGGTGTATCTAGTGTCTATCCAGAGCCATTTGTTGCTATCTATAACGCTTATTTGGAAAAAGATTTGGAGAAAGCGCAACGTCTTCAGCGTTTTGCTGCGAAATATTGCGAAGTACTACGTGGCGGTGCCAACCTGTCTGTTTTCAAGGAAGCGTTAAATTATCGTGGATTGGATGTTGGAGATGTAAGAGGTCCACAGCTTAAAATAACGGATGCTGAGATTACCAATTTATATAAGCAATTAGACGTACTTGCAGAAGAAGGCAAAGAATTACTTGCATAG